A DNA window from Allokutzneria albata contains the following coding sequences:
- a CDS encoding lipid droplet-associated protein, translating to MKSLPLPLRVAAGLAVTAVEQARKLPQSLAGLPVTVASVAMQASMRAQQHLTELAIKGDEALATFRTAEEAPEWATFDEDIDLSEPAAEAKTAQAGKTEAEAEQPGPEALPGYDDLTFAQLRGRLKSLTAEQLEEVLAHERAHADREAFVRMLTNRLTTVRGS from the coding sequence ATGAAGTCCTTGCCACTGCCACTGCGCGTCGCCGCTGGTCTGGCGGTCACGGCCGTGGAACAAGCCCGGAAACTGCCGCAGTCCCTCGCCGGGCTGCCGGTCACCGTCGCGAGCGTCGCCATGCAGGCGTCCATGCGGGCGCAGCAGCACCTCACCGAGCTGGCCATCAAGGGCGATGAGGCGCTCGCCACGTTCCGCACCGCGGAGGAAGCCCCCGAATGGGCGACCTTCGACGAGGACATCGACCTGAGCGAGCCCGCGGCCGAGGCGAAGACCGCTCAGGCCGGCAAGACCGAGGCCGAGGCGGAGCAGCCGGGCCCCGAGGCCCTGCCCGGCTACGACGACCTCACCTTCGCGCAGTTGCGCGGCAGGCTGAAGTCGCTGACCGCCGAGCAGTTGGAGGAGGTGCTCGCCCACGAGCGCGCGCACGCCGACCGCGAGGCGTTCGTGCGGATGCTGACCAACCGGCTGACCACCGTCCGCGGCTCGTGA
- the xseA gene encoding exodeoxyribonuclease VII large subunit, with the protein MTSPSSADEPWPVRTVARKIAEWINRLGAVWVEGQVTQISARPGTGTAFLTLRDPAADISITVTCAPALLRGMELTEGSRVVVHGRPSYFAGRGTLSLRVDEIRAVGVGELLARIERLRQLLGAEGLFDARRKRKLPFLPGRVGLITGRASAAERDVLTNARARWPSVLFEVVNVAVQGPTAVPQIVEALAKLDANTEVDVIVLARGGGSVEDLLPFSDETLCRAVAKCRTPVVSAIGHEPDTPLVDHVADLRCSTPTDAGKRVVPDMAEESERIRQLRNRARRALHGWVDREHRLLDALRSRPVLADPITPLRNRADEVRGLRDRARRVVRAELGAAYTGLEATKARLTTLGPASTLARGYAIVQRLAPDGSTHVLRHLADAPPGTSLRVRIVDGSVHAVVPEEPEQR; encoded by the coding sequence GTGACCTCTCCCAGCAGCGCCGACGAGCCCTGGCCGGTACGCACGGTCGCCCGCAAGATCGCCGAGTGGATCAACCGCCTCGGCGCGGTGTGGGTGGAGGGCCAGGTCACGCAGATCTCCGCGCGCCCGGGGACGGGAACCGCCTTCCTGACGCTGCGCGATCCGGCCGCCGACATCTCGATCACGGTGACCTGCGCCCCCGCGCTGCTGCGCGGCATGGAGCTCACCGAGGGCAGCCGCGTGGTCGTGCACGGCCGCCCCTCCTACTTCGCCGGTCGCGGCACGCTGAGCCTGCGGGTGGACGAGATCCGCGCGGTCGGCGTCGGCGAGCTGCTGGCGCGGATCGAACGGCTGCGGCAGCTGCTGGGCGCGGAGGGCCTGTTCGACGCGCGGCGGAAGCGGAAGCTGCCGTTCCTGCCCGGCCGCGTCGGGCTGATCACCGGGCGCGCGTCGGCCGCGGAACGGGACGTGCTCACCAACGCCCGCGCGCGCTGGCCGTCGGTGCTCTTCGAGGTGGTCAACGTCGCGGTGCAGGGCCCGACGGCGGTCCCGCAGATCGTCGAGGCGCTCGCGAAGCTCGACGCGAACACCGAGGTGGACGTGATCGTGCTCGCCAGGGGCGGGGGCAGCGTCGAGGACCTGCTGCCGTTCTCCGACGAGACCCTGTGCCGGGCGGTCGCCAAGTGTCGCACGCCGGTGGTCAGCGCGATCGGCCACGAGCCGGACACGCCGCTCGTCGACCACGTCGCGGACCTGCGTTGTTCCACGCCGACGGATGCCGGCAAACGGGTGGTCCCGGACATGGCGGAGGAGAGCGAGCGCATCAGGCAACTGCGGAATCGAGCTCGCCGAGCTCTACACGGATGGGTGGATCGCGAACACCGGCTGCTGGACGCGCTGCGCAGCCGGCCGGTGCTGGCCGATCCGATCACGCCGCTGCGGAACAGAGCTGACGAGGTACGCGGGCTGCGGGACCGGGCGCGGCGGGTGGTGCGCGCCGAGCTCGGCGCGGCGTACACCGGGCTAGAAGCGACTAAAGCACGCTTGACGACCTTGGGACCTGCGTCCACTCTGGCCCGCGGGTACGCGATCGTCCAACGCCTCGCACCCGACGGGAGCACACACGTGCTGCGCCATCTGGCCGACGCTCCCCCGGGAACAAGCTTGCGCGTGCGGATCGTTGACGGTTCGGTACATGCCGTCGTGCCCGAGGAGCCAGAACAGCGCTGA
- a CDS encoding exodeoxyribonuclease VII small subunit, with the protein MNDSGASTELDPELAALSYEAAREQLADVVRRLEAGGLSLEDSLALWERGEALAKVCDRHLAGARERVDRALAAVEAEDR; encoded by the coding sequence GTGAACGACAGCGGCGCGAGCACGGAGCTTGATCCCGAACTGGCCGCGCTGAGCTACGAGGCCGCGCGCGAGCAGCTCGCCGACGTGGTGCGCAGGCTGGAGGCGGGCGGCCTCTCCCTCGAGGACTCGCTGGCGCTGTGGGAGCGCGGCGAGGCGCTTGCCAAGGTGTGCGACCGGCACCTCGCCGGTGCGCGGGAGCGCGTCGACCGGGCGCTGGCCGCCGTCGAGGCCGAGGACCGCTAG
- the glpX gene encoding class II fructose-bisphosphatase: MSTSSARRREAPDRNLALELVRVTEAAAMAAGRWVGRGDKNGGDGAAVDAMRKLIGTVSMRGVVVIGEGEKDEAPMLYNGEEVGNGDGPECDVAVDPIDGTTLMSKGMPNALAVLAVAERGAMYDPSAVFYMEKLAVGPEAAGVVDLEAPVAENIRRVAKAKSTDISDVTVCILDRPRHERLVHEVRRAGARIHFVSDGDVAGAISAARANTGVDMLLGIGGTPEGIIAAAALKCVGGEIQGRLWPKDDEERQRAIDAGHDLDRVLTTDDLVRGDNIFFCATGVTDGDLLRGVHYRSGGCTTQSIVMRSKSGTVRLIDGYHRLTKLREYSSVDFDRTEDEDAEPLPLP, encoded by the coding sequence ATGAGCACCAGTTCGGCCCGTCGCCGGGAGGCCCCCGACCGCAACCTCGCCCTTGAGTTGGTCAGGGTGACCGAGGCCGCCGCGATGGCCGCGGGCCGCTGGGTGGGGCGCGGCGACAAGAACGGTGGCGACGGCGCGGCCGTGGATGCCATGCGCAAGCTCATCGGCACCGTCTCGATGCGCGGTGTGGTGGTGATCGGCGAGGGCGAGAAGGACGAGGCGCCCATGCTCTACAACGGCGAGGAGGTCGGCAACGGCGACGGGCCGGAGTGCGACGTCGCCGTGGACCCGATCGACGGCACCACGCTGATGAGCAAGGGCATGCCGAACGCGCTGGCGGTGCTGGCGGTGGCCGAGCGCGGCGCCATGTACGACCCGTCCGCGGTGTTCTACATGGAGAAGCTCGCGGTGGGCCCGGAGGCCGCGGGCGTCGTGGACCTGGAGGCGCCCGTCGCGGAGAACATCCGCAGGGTTGCCAAGGCGAAGTCCACCGACATCTCCGACGTCACCGTCTGCATCCTGGACCGCCCCCGGCACGAGCGACTGGTGCACGAGGTGCGCAGGGCGGGCGCGCGGATCCACTTCGTCAGCGACGGCGACGTGGCCGGCGCGATCTCCGCGGCCAGGGCGAACACCGGCGTCGACATGCTGCTGGGCATCGGCGGCACCCCCGAGGGCATCATCGCGGCGGCGGCGCTGAAGTGCGTCGGCGGCGAGATCCAGGGCCGCCTGTGGCCCAAGGACGACGAGGAGCGGCAGCGCGCCATCGACGCGGGCCACGACCTGGACCGCGTGCTCACCACCGACGACCTCGTGCGCGGCGACAACATCTTCTTCTGCGCGACCGGTGTGACCGACGGGGACCTTCTCCGTGGAGTCCACTACCGTTCGGGGGGTTGCACCACGCAGTCCATCGTGATGCGGTCCAAGTCCGGCACCGTGCGCCTGATCGACGGTTACCACCGGTTGACGAAGCTGCGCGAGTACTCCTCCGTCGACTTCGACCGCACCGAGGACGAGGACGCGGAGCCGCTGCCGCTGCCCTGA
- a CDS encoding S1 family peptidase, translating into MRTRSLIVGVLAAVTAIGGLTLPAAAAATPQDDVSTRIIGGKPASEDYSFMASLQGSTGRHSCGASLIKADWVVTAKHCVGAGASGMQFRIGTKTHNAGGTVVKAAKVVTHASIDIALVKLANPVQEKTIAVADSAGAEGTATRIIGWGLTCPTRGCGDVPVQLQELDTKIRPDSACLGITGAQEICTDNPGGNSGACYGDSGGPQVKKVGGTWQLIGATSRAGNGNPTCATGPSIYVDVTTFKDWIAQNTGA; encoded by the coding sequence GTGCGTACTCGATCTCTGATCGTCGGGGTCCTCGCAGCAGTCACCGCCATCGGCGGTCTCACCCTGCCCGCCGCCGCGGCGGCAACCCCGCAAGACGACGTCTCCACCCGCATCATTGGCGGCAAGCCCGCCAGCGAGGACTACTCGTTCATGGCCTCCCTGCAGGGCAGCACCGGCAGGCACTCCTGCGGTGCCTCGCTGATCAAGGCCGACTGGGTCGTCACGGCCAAGCACTGCGTCGGCGCAGGCGCCTCCGGCATGCAGTTCCGGATCGGCACCAAGACCCACAACGCCGGTGGCACCGTGGTCAAGGCCGCCAAGGTGGTCACCCACGCCTCCATCGACATCGCGCTGGTCAAGCTGGCCAACCCGGTGCAGGAGAAGACCATCGCGGTCGCCGACTCGGCGGGCGCGGAGGGCACCGCGACCAGGATCATCGGCTGGGGCCTGACCTGCCCGACCCGCGGCTGCGGTGACGTGCCGGTGCAGCTGCAGGAGCTGGACACCAAGATCCGCCCCGACAGCGCGTGCCTGGGCATCACCGGCGCCCAGGAGATCTGCACGGACAACCCCGGCGGCAACTCCGGTGCCTGCTACGGCGACTCCGGCGGCCCGCAGGTGAAGAAGGTCGGCGGCACGTGGCAGCTGATCGGCGCCACCAGCCGGGCCGGCAACGGCAACCCCACCTGCGCGACCGGTCCGTCGATCTACGTCGACGTGACCACCTTCAAGGACTGGATCGCCCAGAACACCGGCGCGTAG
- a CDS encoding S1 family peptidase, which translates to MRTRSLIVGLLAATATAVGGFSLPGVAAASPDGDVSTMIVGGGNATETYSFMVSLQNTSGGHFCGGSLIKANWVVTAKHCVQGKSPASVRARIGTTNRTSGGQVLGASRIVLHPGVDLAVVQLAGSSTHAPVSIADSSGAVGTRTRIMGWGQTVASGPGSAPITLKELNTSIRADGDCRGINGPAEICTDNTGGDQGACYGDSGGPQVKGSAGNWTLIGATSRSGNGSSICATGPSIYVDVSAHRSWISSNTGGL; encoded by the coding sequence GTGCGTACTCGTTCTCTGATCGTCGGTCTCCTGGCCGCGACCGCCACCGCGGTCGGCGGCTTCTCCCTGCCCGGTGTCGCGGCCGCGTCACCGGACGGCGATGTCAGCACCATGATCGTCGGCGGCGGCAACGCCACCGAGACCTACTCGTTCATGGTGTCCCTGCAGAACACCTCGGGCGGGCACTTCTGCGGCGGCTCCCTGATCAAGGCGAACTGGGTGGTCACCGCGAAGCACTGCGTCCAGGGCAAGTCGCCCGCGTCGGTGCGCGCCAGGATCGGCACCACCAACCGCACCAGCGGCGGTCAGGTGCTCGGCGCCAGCCGGATCGTGCTGCACCCCGGCGTGGACCTGGCGGTGGTCCAGCTCGCGGGTTCCTCGACGCACGCGCCGGTGTCCATCGCGGACAGCTCGGGCGCGGTCGGCACCCGGACCCGGATCATGGGCTGGGGGCAGACCGTGGCCAGCGGCCCCGGCTCCGCCCCGATCACGCTCAAGGAGCTGAACACCTCGATCCGTGCCGACGGTGACTGCCGGGGCATCAACGGCCCCGCCGAGATCTGCACCGACAACACCGGTGGCGACCAGGGCGCCTGCTACGGCGACTCCGGCGGCCCGCAGGTGAAGGGAAGTGCGGGCAACTGGACGCTGATCGGCGCGACCAGCCGCAGCGGCAACGGCAGCTCGATCTGCGCGACCGGCCCGTCGATCTACGTCGACGTGTCCGCCCACCGGAGCTGGATCTCGTCCAACACCGGCGGCCTGTAA
- a CDS encoding S1 family peptidase produces the protein MKIRALLVGLLATAAAALGTAGTAAATPASPGDVGTMIVGGTNATQTYSFMVSLQNTSGGHFCGGSLIKANWVVTAKHCVQGKSPASIRARIGTTNRTSGGSYVGAAAIHTHPSYDMALVRLASSVTQTPIKVAASSGAVGTATRIIGWGQTCASPGGCGAPVTLQELNTSIVADGSCSGIYGSVEICTGNPGGTAGACYGDSGGPQIKMVSGQWELIGATSRSGGGSTCAVRPSIYEDVPAFRSWISGLAGAV, from the coding sequence GTGAAGATTCGCGCACTTCTCGTCGGACTGCTCGCCACGGCCGCTGCCGCGCTCGGCACGGCCGGGACGGCGGCAGCCACCCCTGCGAGCCCCGGTGACGTCGGCACGATGATCGTCGGCGGCACCAACGCCACCCAGACCTACTCGTTCATGGTGTCCCTGCAGAACACCTCGGGCGGGCACTTCTGCGGCGGCTCCCTGATCAAGGCGAACTGGGTCGTGACGGCCAAGCACTGCGTCCAGGGCAAGTCCCCGGCGTCGATCCGCGCCAGGATCGGCACCACCAACCGCACCAGCGGCGGCAGCTACGTGGGCGCGGCCGCGATCCACACCCACCCGAGCTACGACATGGCCCTGGTGCGCCTGGCCAGTTCCGTGACCCAGACGCCGATCAAGGTCGCGGCCAGCTCGGGCGCGGTGGGCACCGCCACCCGCATCATCGGCTGGGGCCAGACCTGCGCGAGCCCCGGCGGCTGCGGCGCGCCGGTCACCTTGCAGGAGCTGAACACCTCGATCGTCGCGGACGGCTCGTGCAGCGGCATCTACGGCTCGGTGGAGATCTGCACCGGCAACCCCGGCGGCACCGCGGGCGCCTGCTACGGCGACTCCGGCGGTCCGCAGATCAAGATGGTCAGCGGCCAGTGGGAGCTGATCGGCGCCACCAGCCGCTCCGGCGGCGGTTCGACCTGCGCCGTGCGGCCGTCGATCTACGAGGACGTCCCCGCTTTCCGCAGCTGGATCAGCGGTCTCGCGGGCGCCGTCTGA
- a CDS encoding S1 family peptidase, translating into MRMRALLTAVVAVATTLFGQGMASATPAGDVGSRIVGGGDATETYSFMASMQAKATGAHRCGASLIAPQWLVTAAHCVAQQNPADYQFRVGSTSRTAGGELASADRFVQHPWYIPVFLGWNDIAVVHLTAPVKAAPIAIADASPAAQTAARIIGWGLTCPERGCGQPPVTLQELNTRIEADSSCSAIPFDAQHELCVDAPDNTASACFGDSGGPALLKAAGTWRLAGATSRGQSLRCTSGDTIYSDVTAHRAWITQQVGSIP; encoded by the coding sequence ATGAGAATGCGTGCTCTGCTCACCGCGGTCGTCGCAGTCGCGACCACCCTGTTCGGTCAGGGAATGGCTTCCGCGACTCCGGCCGGTGATGTCGGTTCCCGGATCGTCGGTGGCGGCGATGCCACCGAGACGTACTCGTTCATGGCGTCGATGCAGGCCAAGGCGACCGGCGCGCACCGCTGCGGCGCCTCCCTGATCGCGCCGCAGTGGCTGGTCACCGCGGCGCACTGCGTCGCCCAGCAGAACCCCGCCGACTACCAGTTCCGCGTCGGCAGTACCAGCCGCACCGCGGGCGGTGAGCTGGCCAGTGCGGACAGGTTCGTCCAGCACCCCTGGTACATCCCGGTCTTCCTGGGCTGGAACGACATCGCCGTGGTGCACTTGACGGCACCCGTCAAGGCCGCGCCGATCGCGATCGCCGACGCCTCCCCCGCCGCGCAGACGGCCGCCCGGATCATCGGCTGGGGCCTGACCTGCCCGGAGCGCGGCTGCGGCCAGCCCCCGGTCACCCTCCAGGAGCTGAACACCAGGATCGAGGCCGACAGCTCGTGCTCGGCCATCCCGTTCGACGCGCAGCACGAGCTCTGCGTCGACGCCCCGGACAACACCGCGAGCGCCTGCTTCGGCGACTCCGGCGGGCCCGCGCTGCTGAAGGCGGCCGGGACGTGGCGGCTGGCCGGGGCGACCAGCCGGGGGCAGAGCCTGCGGTGCACCTCCGGCGACACGATCTACAGCGATGTCACGGCCCACCGCGCCTGGATCACCCAGCAGGTCGGATCGATTCCGTAA
- a CDS encoding L,D-transpeptidase has translation MRKTVMAMATLTATGLLLTACGGGADVRNAAQQDPLTSSSPAQPTTSSSSTQPTTTTPSSSTQPKPSEQPKPKPEPKPEPKPTGEAPCTNIAARACVDLSANKSWLLDNGKVVYGPVPITHGRKGYRTPPGSFRVFHKNKNHKSSIFNNAPMPNSVFFNGGIAFHQGSLRQTSHGCIHLSPAASQKYFSYLGYGDVVQVVP, from the coding sequence GTGCGTAAGACCGTGATGGCCATGGCGACGCTGACCGCGACAGGGCTCTTGCTGACAGCCTGCGGCGGCGGGGCCGACGTGCGCAACGCCGCGCAGCAGGACCCCTTGACCAGTTCCTCGCCGGCTCAGCCGACGACGTCCTCGTCGAGCACGCAGCCGACGACGACCACCCCGTCGAGCTCCACGCAGCCGAAGCCCTCCGAGCAGCCCAAGCCCAAGCCGGAACCCAAGCCGGAGCCGAAGCCGACCGGCGAGGCCCCGTGCACCAACATCGCGGCGAGGGCGTGCGTCGACCTCTCGGCGAACAAGTCCTGGCTGCTGGACAACGGCAAGGTCGTCTACGGGCCGGTGCCGATCACCCACGGACGCAAGGGCTACCGGACCCCGCCCGGCAGCTTCCGGGTGTTCCACAAGAACAAGAACCACAAGAGCAGCATCTTCAACAACGCTCCGATGCCGAACTCGGTGTTCTTCAACGGCGGCATCGCCTTCCACCAGGGCAGCCTTCGCCAGACCTCGCACGGCTGCATCCACCTGTCGCCCGCGGCCTCGCAGAAGTACTTCAGCTACCTCGGCTACGGCGACGTGGTCCAGGTCGTTCCGTAG
- a CDS encoding NAD(P)/FAD-dependent oxidoreductase, with amino-acid sequence MDTDLLIVGAGPTGLFAAYYAGFRDLRVTLVDSLPEPGGQVTAMYPEKMIYDVAGFPAVRGRDLITALVEQAGQYRPTYLLGRKARTLSDVDGRLLVGMADGSSVSAGAVLVTAGLGEFRPRPLPAGDRGVVYFVPELAVHSGQDVVIVGGGDSAFDWALALHPIAASVTVVHRRAVFRAHQATVRQVRERGVPIIVDTEVVELVGDPLASVRVKAKNGETSELPAQAVVAALGFTADLGPIESWGLELDKRTVLTDSTGRTSRPLVYAAGDVAQYQGKVRLIATGFGEAATAVNNIAVALNPDAHLFPGHSSNM; translated from the coding sequence ATCGACACCGACCTGCTGATCGTCGGTGCGGGACCCACGGGGCTGTTCGCCGCCTACTACGCCGGCTTCCGGGACCTCAGGGTCACGCTGGTCGACTCGTTGCCGGAGCCGGGCGGGCAGGTCACCGCGATGTACCCGGAGAAGATGATCTACGACGTCGCCGGGTTCCCCGCCGTGCGCGGGCGCGACCTGATCACGGCGCTCGTCGAGCAGGCCGGGCAGTACCGGCCGACCTACCTGCTCGGCCGCAAGGCCCGCACACTGTCCGATGTGGACGGTCGGCTGCTCGTCGGGATGGCCGACGGCAGTTCGGTGTCGGCGGGGGCGGTGCTGGTCACCGCGGGGCTCGGCGAGTTCCGGCCGCGTCCGCTGCCCGCGGGCGACCGGGGTGTCGTGTACTTCGTCCCCGAGCTGGCTGTCCACAGTGGACAGGATGTGGTGATCGTCGGCGGCGGGGACTCGGCCTTCGACTGGGCGCTCGCGCTGCACCCGATCGCCGCCAGCGTCACCGTCGTCCACCGCAGGGCGGTTTTCCGGGCGCACCAGGCGACCGTGCGCCAGGTCCGCGAACGCGGCGTGCCGATCATCGTCGACACCGAGGTCGTCGAACTGGTCGGCGATCCGCTCGCGTCGGTGCGCGTCAAGGCGAAGAACGGCGAGACCTCCGAGCTGCCCGCGCAGGCCGTGGTCGCCGCGCTCGGCTTCACCGCGGACCTCGGGCCGATCGAGTCGTGGGGGCTTGAGCTGGACAAGCGCACCGTGCTCACCGACTCCACCGGCCGGACCTCGCGCCCGCTCGTCTACGCGGCCGGGGATGTCGCGCAGTACCAAGGAAAAGTCCGGCTCATCGCGACCGGCTTCGGCGAGGCGGCGACGGCGGTGAACAACATCGCGGTCGCGCTCAACCCCGACGCGCACCTGTTCCCCGGGCACTCCAGCAACATGTGA
- a CDS encoding class II fumarate hydratase, with amino-acid sequence MAEHEYRIEHDTMGEVRVPAQALWRAQTQRAVENFPISGRGLERAQIRALGLVKAACARVNGRLGVLEADLAEAIAAAADEVAEGRHDEHFPVDVFQTGSGTSSNMNANEVIATLATRALSMLDPASGSSVGRDVHPNDHVNASQSSNDVFPTTIHLAATEAVTADLLPSLAHLLATLERRAQDWSEVVKAGRTHLMDAVPVTLGQEAGAWATQIRHGIERLRECVPRLGQLAIGGTAVGNGLNTPHGFGAAVVAELVERTGLDVREASDHFEAQGSRDGLVEASGQLRALAVSLFKIANDLRWLGSGPRTGLAELALPDLQPGSSIMPGKVNPVICEATMMVAAQVIGNDATVAFSGTQGNFELNVMMPVMARNVLESTRLLAATATLLADKVLVGAEPDVERAREYAESSPSIVTPLNRYLGYEEAASIAKQSLKERKTIREVVVERGHVSAGRITEEQLDEALDVLRMARGGR; translated from the coding sequence ATGGCTGAGCACGAGTACCGGATCGAGCACGACACGATGGGTGAGGTGCGGGTCCCCGCACAGGCGCTGTGGCGCGCGCAGACACAACGCGCGGTGGAGAACTTCCCGATCTCCGGCCGAGGGCTGGAGAGGGCCCAGATCCGGGCACTCGGACTGGTCAAGGCCGCGTGCGCGCGGGTCAACGGGCGGCTCGGCGTGCTGGAGGCCGACCTCGCCGAGGCCATCGCCGCGGCCGCGGACGAGGTCGCCGAAGGCCGCCACGACGAGCACTTCCCCGTCGACGTCTTCCAGACCGGCTCCGGCACGTCCTCCAACATGAACGCCAACGAGGTCATCGCCACGCTGGCCACCCGGGCGCTGTCGATGCTCGACCCCGCGAGCGGATCTTCGGTCGGTCGGGACGTGCACCCCAACGACCACGTGAACGCCTCCCAGTCGTCCAACGACGTCTTCCCCACCACCATCCACCTCGCCGCGACCGAGGCGGTCACGGCCGACCTGCTGCCGTCCCTCGCGCACCTCCTCGCGACCCTGGAGCGTCGCGCGCAGGACTGGTCCGAGGTGGTCAAGGCGGGCCGCACGCACCTGATGGACGCCGTCCCGGTGACGCTGGGCCAGGAGGCCGGCGCGTGGGCGACGCAGATCCGCCACGGCATCGAGCGGCTGCGCGAGTGCGTGCCCCGGCTCGGCCAGCTCGCGATCGGCGGCACCGCGGTCGGCAACGGGCTGAACACCCCGCACGGGTTCGGGGCCGCCGTGGTCGCGGAGCTGGTCGAGCGGACCGGGCTGGACGTGCGCGAGGCGAGCGACCACTTCGAGGCCCAGGGCTCGCGGGACGGGCTGGTGGAGGCTTCCGGCCAGCTCCGCGCGCTCGCGGTGAGCCTGTTCAAGATCGCCAACGATCTGCGCTGGCTGGGCAGCGGGCCGCGCACCGGCCTCGCCGAGCTGGCCCTGCCGGACCTGCAGCCGGGTTCGTCGATCATGCCGGGGAAGGTGAACCCGGTGATCTGCGAGGCGACGATGATGGTGGCGGCGCAGGTGATCGGCAACGACGCCACGGTGGCGTTCTCCGGGACACAGGGCAACTTCGAGCTCAACGTGATGATGCCGGTGATGGCCCGCAACGTCCTGGAGTCGACGCGGCTGCTCGCGGCCACCGCCACGCTGCTGGCGGACAAGGTCCTCGTCGGCGCGGAACCGGACGTCGAGCGCGCGCGGGAGTACGCGGAGTCCTCGCCGTCGATCGTCACACCGCTGAACCGCTACCTCGGTTACGAGGAAGCGGCCAGCATCGCGAAGCAGTCCTTGAAGGAGCGCAAGACGATCCGCGAAGTCGTGGTGGAGCGCGGGCACGTCTCCGCTGGGCGGATCACCGAGGAACAGCTGGACGAAGCTCTGGACGTTCTTCGCATGGCCCGTGGGGGTCGCTGA
- a CDS encoding DMT family transporter produces the protein MTRSRTSGVLAGVATAVMLGSMVPVTALLADYPLFPGQAVRYAIAAVLLLGFMVVRRRPLPRPSLRDVFALTATAATGMVGFSAAVLYAQQYAEGGFVAAVIGGSPLVIAIVAPLLTRQRPVLKAVAGAALVVVGVVILSGGGAWHGPGLVLALLAMFGEAAFTLFAVGVIARLGVVAVSAYSCVVAAVGSAVISFWGSWPMPTSAELFAILFLAVMVTAVAFVVWYYCVSVLGAANAAVMVGLVPVFGLLATVALGQQELTVVAVLGAVVVATGCVIGLRASRTPPPVSDPHGPCEERPELRPAVPR, from the coding sequence ATGACACGTTCTCGGACCAGTGGGGTGCTCGCCGGTGTGGCGACCGCCGTGATGCTCGGCAGCATGGTGCCGGTCACCGCCTTGCTCGCCGACTATCCGTTGTTCCCGGGCCAGGCGGTTCGCTACGCCATCGCCGCGGTTCTTCTGCTCGGCTTCATGGTTGTGCGCCGCAGGCCGTTGCCGCGCCCGTCACTTCGCGACGTGTTCGCGCTGACCGCGACCGCGGCGACCGGAATGGTCGGCTTCAGCGCCGCGGTGCTCTACGCGCAGCAGTACGCGGAAGGCGGCTTTGTGGCGGCTGTCATCGGCGGTAGCCCGCTTGTGATCGCCATCGTCGCTCCGCTGCTGACGAGGCAACGCCCGGTGTTGAAGGCGGTCGCGGGCGCCGCGCTCGTCGTGGTGGGCGTGGTGATCCTCTCCGGTGGCGGCGCGTGGCACGGGCCAGGGCTCGTGCTGGCGCTGCTCGCGATGTTCGGCGAGGCGGCCTTCACGTTGTTCGCGGTCGGCGTCATCGCACGACTCGGAGTCGTTGCCGTGTCGGCGTATTCGTGCGTGGTCGCGGCTGTCGGCTCTGCGGTCATCAGCTTCTGGGGCAGCTGGCCGATGCCGACGAGCGCCGAGCTGTTCGCGATCCTGTTCCTCGCGGTGATGGTGACCGCAGTGGCGTTCGTTGTCTGGTACTACTGCGTTTCAGTGCTCGGTGCGGCGAACGCGGCGGTGATGGTCGGGCTCGTTCCGGTGTTCGGGTTGCTCGCGACGGTCGCGCTCGGGCAACAGGAACTCACCGTGGTCGCGGTGCTCGGCGCGGTCGTTGTGGCGACGGGGTGCGTGATCGGTCTACGCGCGTCACGCACCCCACCTCCCGTCAGCGACCCCCACGGGCCATGCGAAGAACGTCCAGAGCTTCGTCCAGCTGTTCCTCGGTGA